One Prinia subflava isolate CZ2003 ecotype Zambia chromosome 8, Cam_Psub_1.2, whole genome shotgun sequence DNA window includes the following coding sequences:
- the FAM32A gene encoding protein FAM32A: MADYEAVQRGPLRLKGSGGALGAGKRKKKKAKDKAQILEQIVSSKKQEEEKKRGLDKRTPAQVAYEKMQEKRQMERILKKASKTHKQRVEDFNRHLDTLTEHYDIPKVSWTK; this comes from the exons ATGGCGGATTACGAGGCGGTGCAGCGCGGTCCCCTGCGGCTGAAGGGCAGCGGGGGGGCCCTGGGCGCCGGCAAGCG gaagaagaagaaggcGAAAGACAAGGCCCAGATCCTGGAGCAGATCGTGAGCAGCaagaagcaggaggaggaaaagaagcgCGGGCTGGACAAGCGGACCCCGGCGCAGGTGGCCTACGAGAAGATGCAGGAGAAGCGG CAAATGGAGCGGATCCTGAAGAAAGCGTCGAAAACCCACAAGCAGCGAGTGGAG GACTTCAACAGGCACTTGGATACTCTGACTGAGCACTACGACATTCCCAAAGTCAGCTGGACTAAATGA